The Immundisolibacter sp. genome has a window encoding:
- a CDS encoding sulfotransferase family 2 domain-containing protein codes for MLLCYRHRFLFIHIAKTGGTSVRAALAPYRRRDPWRALLWACSRMSALSGHTLGIKFPRHAPAIAAREMLPREFYDGLFKFAFVRNPWDLQVSSWHHLRRERPQLVAGCADFADFLRYKLDPQRPWQYHLDTSITPQADYVTDQHGQLIVDFIGRYERLEQDFAHVCQRIGVHPPPLPHRRQARERSDYRRYYTEETARWVAAHFAADIARFGYAFDDPAALVGAKRPA; via the coding sequence ATGCTGCTGTGCTACCGACACCGATTCTTGTTCATCCACATCGCCAAGACAGGCGGCACCAGCGTGCGCGCGGCGCTGGCGCCGTACCGGCGGCGCGATCCCTGGCGGGCGCTGCTGTGGGCCTGCAGCCGCATGAGCGCGCTGTCCGGCCACACGCTGGGCATCAAGTTCCCGCGCCACGCGCCGGCCATCGCGGCGCGCGAAATGCTGCCGCGCGAGTTCTACGACGGCCTGTTCAAGTTCGCCTTCGTGCGCAACCCGTGGGACCTGCAGGTCAGCTCCTGGCACCACCTGCGCCGCGAGCGCCCGCAGTTGGTGGCCGGCTGCGCCGACTTCGCCGATTTCCTGCGCTACAAGCTGGACCCGCAGCGGCCCTGGCAGTACCACCTCGACACCTCGATCACGCCGCAGGCCGATTACGTCACCGACCAGCACGGCCAGCTGATCGTGGACTTCATCGGCCGCTACGAGCGCCTGGAGCAGGACTTCGCGCACGTGTGCCAGCGCATCGGCGTCCATCCGCCGCCGCTGCCACACCGGCGTCAGGCGCGCGAGCGCAGCGACTACCGGCGCTACTACACGGAGGAAACGGCCCGGTGGGTGGCCGCGCATTTCGCCGCCGACATCGCCCGCTTCGGCTATGCCTTCGACGACCCGGCCGCGCTTGTCGGTGCCAAGCGGCCGGCTTAG
- a CDS encoding glycosyltransferase has product MSLPPPDLAVLLATSGHSGVDRVMGNLLAAWGEAGLRIDLLGIRGHGPHIAPLPPGVRRVPLPARHVNTALPALLRYLRRVRPPLLLTDKDRVNRLALLAAALTGRRTPVAVRLGTTVSVNLAGRGAVERQLQRLSMRYLYRRAAAVLVPSQGAADDLAAFAGLPRERIRVVPSPVLTDDLAARMAQPPQGVDWPADGPPTVLGIGELCARKDFETLIRAFAELRALRPCRLVILGEGRQRTRLEALVAQLGLGGQVQLPGFVANPYPHLARAALFVLASRCEGMPVALIEALACGTPAVSTNCPSGPRELLQDGQIGPLVPVGDVGALTGAMAATLAAPPPRALLQGAAAPYAARRAAGAYLAALGRPLPAALA; this is encoded by the coding sequence GTGAGCCTGCCGCCGCCGGACCTGGCCGTGCTGCTGGCCACCTCCGGCCACAGCGGCGTGGACCGGGTGATGGGCAACCTGCTCGCCGCCTGGGGCGAGGCCGGGCTGCGCATCGACCTGCTCGGCATCCGCGGCCATGGTCCGCACATCGCCCCCCTGCCGCCCGGCGTACGGCGCGTGCCGCTGCCGGCCCGTCACGTGAACACCGCCCTGCCGGCGCTGCTGCGCTACCTGCGCCGCGTGCGCCCGCCGCTGCTGCTCACCGACAAGGACCGCGTCAACCGCCTGGCGCTGCTGGCGGCCGCACTGACCGGCCGCCGCACGCCGGTGGCGGTGCGCCTGGGCACCACGGTGTCGGTGAACCTGGCCGGCCGCGGCGCCGTCGAGCGGCAGCTGCAGCGCCTGTCGATGCGGTACCTGTACCGGCGCGCGGCGGCCGTGCTGGTGCCCTCGCAGGGCGCGGCGGATGATCTGGCCGCGTTTGCCGGTCTGCCGCGCGAGCGCATCCGCGTGGTGCCGAGCCCGGTGCTGACCGACGATCTGGCGGCGCGCATGGCGCAGCCGCCGCAGGGCGTGGACTGGCCCGCGGATGGCCCGCCGACCGTGCTTGGCATCGGCGAGTTGTGCGCGCGCAAGGATTTCGAAACCCTGATCCGGGCCTTCGCCGAGTTGCGCGCGCTGCGACCGTGCCGGCTGGTGATCCTCGGCGAGGGCCGCCAGCGGACCCGGCTCGAAGCGCTGGTGGCGCAGCTTGGCCTCGGCGGCCAGGTGCAGCTGCCGGGCTTCGTCGCCAACCCCTATCCGCACCTGGCGCGCGCGGCGCTGTTCGTGCTGGCCTCGCGCTGCGAGGGCATGCCGGTGGCGCTGATCGAGGCGCTCGCCTGCGGCACGCCGGCGGTCAGCACCAACTGCCCGAGCGGTCCGCGCGAACTGCTGCAAGACGGGCAAATCGGCCCGCTGGTGCCGGTGGGCGATGTCGGCGCCTTGACCGGCGCCATGGCCGCCACGCTCGCCGCCCCGCCACCGCGGGCGCTGCTGCAAGGCGCGGCGGCGCCCTACGCGGCGCGGCGCGCCGCCGGCGCCTATCTGGCGGCGCTCGGCCGGCCGCTGCCGGCGGCGCTGGCTTGA
- a CDS encoding O-antigen ligase family protein, translating to MDRIAVTGLYLFALGAFAAPAAANVGLVLTALAALCRPRGALAMLRCHPAWLPLLVLVAYLILHSTGFALARGLSSGDVDVLQDLAKFGLVLPVGLAVAGQLGRARRALLLAGTGLLLCMALNTHWAELAQALTDGVTRLGFGLPMIAFGLYAATALLGLLLLAPAFIEALLAAGQRRAALVAMTAAAALLGMGLLLCRSRGAWLALALVMPVCAGLMLRRRRLPRPAFAALGVLLVGGFLLGGESVARRLGDDSAAYQALADMAQVQDVGPTFDALPQDSVGLRLRLFGLGFERWRERPLTGLGPNAGDGVIAAAGDPVLHSMAHLHNTYLELLVRFGALGLAAFAAVIAGLAAGLRRQVRSGAVPVELGLFLAGALALTLIWSAFDFRLLTQDFRFYAALLGGIALGLGLRLDLPRRGVVACAS from the coding sequence GTGGATCGCATCGCTGTCACCGGCCTTTACTTGTTTGCCCTGGGCGCCTTCGCGGCCCCGGCCGCCGCCAATGTCGGCCTGGTGCTGACGGCGCTGGCTGCACTGTGTCGGCCGCGCGGCGCCCTGGCAATGCTGCGCTGCCACCCGGCGTGGCTGCCGCTGCTGGTGCTGGTGGCTTATTTGATCCTGCACAGCACCGGCTTCGCGCTCGCCCGCGGTCTGTCGTCGGGCGATGTCGATGTCCTGCAAGACCTTGCCAAGTTCGGCCTGGTGCTGCCGGTCGGGCTGGCGGTGGCGGGGCAGCTCGGTCGCGCGCGCCGGGCGCTGCTGCTCGCCGGCACCGGTCTGCTGCTGTGCATGGCCCTGAACACGCACTGGGCCGAACTGGCGCAGGCACTCACCGACGGCGTGACGCGGCTCGGCTTCGGGCTGCCGATGATCGCCTTTGGTCTGTATGCCGCGACCGCGTTGCTGGGGCTGTTGCTGCTGGCGCCGGCGTTCATCGAGGCCTTGCTGGCAGCAGGTCAGCGCCGCGCCGCGCTGGTGGCGATGACCGCCGCCGCGGCGCTGCTGGGCATGGGCTTGTTGCTGTGCCGCTCGCGCGGTGCCTGGCTGGCCTTGGCGCTGGTAATGCCGGTGTGTGCGGGCCTGATGCTGCGCCGGCGGCGCCTGCCACGCCCGGCGTTCGCGGCCCTGGGCGTGCTGCTGGTCGGTGGATTCCTGCTGGGTGGCGAGTCGGTGGCGCGCCGACTGGGTGACGACAGCGCGGCGTACCAGGCCTTGGCCGACATGGCGCAGGTGCAGGATGTCGGCCCGACCTTCGACGCGCTGCCACAGGACTCGGTCGGCCTGCGCCTGCGCTTGTTCGGGCTCGGTTTCGAGCGTTGGCGGGAGCGGCCGCTCACCGGGCTCGGTCCGAATGCCGGTGATGGAGTCATCGCCGCGGCGGGCGATCCGGTTTTGCACTCCATGGCGCATCTGCACAACACCTACCTGGAGCTGCTGGTGCGCTTTGGCGCACTTGGCCTGGCCGCGTTCGCGGCGGTGATCGCCGGTCTTGCGGCCGGATTGCGTCGCCAAGTTCGCAGTGGGGCGGTGCCGGTGGAACTGGGCCTGTTTCTGGCCGGTGCGTTGGCGCTGACGCTGATCTGGAGCGCCTTCGATTTTCGTTTGCTGACGCAGGATTTCCGCTTTTACGCGGCGTTGCTGGGCGGCATCGCGCTGGGCCTGGGCCTGCGCCTGGACCTACCACGGCGCGGGGTTGTGGCATGCGCATCCTGA
- a CDS encoding glycosyltransferase, with amino-acid sequence MIDPAPRRPRLALYGFHRGANGIGRVMCNLANAVAAQDVAVDVLVSQADSADLRLLDPAVRVIELGARRGRTAVARLADYLARERPATLLSNREWANRLALRARRRAGVPVRLAFRVGSPMSASLARRPWPNRLWHHRRLRRAYRAAEHVIAISAGVADDVRAVIGPMTGRLAVLPNPSVPSDIDRQATQAVAHPWVAHADRPLLLAAGRLVAAKDFALLLRAFARLRRERTARLVIIGEGPLRPALLALAAELGVADDLDLPGFVANPAAWMAKASLFVVSSAYEGGPNVLIEALACGTPAVSTDCPHGPREILDNGRWGALVPPGDAVALAAAMATTLDAPLPAATLREAMAPYRADVAARAYLRALGLAP; translated from the coding sequence ATGATCGATCCCGCCCCTCGCCGGCCGCGCCTGGCCCTGTACGGTTTCCATCGCGGCGCCAACGGCATCGGCCGGGTCATGTGCAATCTGGCCAATGCAGTCGCCGCGCAGGACGTGGCGGTGGATGTCCTGGTGAGTCAGGCCGACAGCGCCGATCTGCGGCTGCTCGACCCGGCGGTGCGGGTGATCGAACTGGGCGCCCGGCGCGGTCGCACGGCGGTGGCGAGGCTGGCCGATTACCTCGCCCGCGAGCGACCGGCCACACTTCTGAGCAACCGCGAGTGGGCCAACCGCCTGGCGCTGCGCGCCCGTCGCCGCGCCGGCGTGCCGGTGCGGCTGGCGTTTCGGGTCGGCAGCCCAATGTCCGCCTCGCTGGCCCGGCGGCCGTGGCCGAACCGCCTGTGGCACCATCGGCGGCTGCGGCGCGCTTACCGGGCGGCGGAGCACGTGATCGCCATCTCCGCCGGCGTGGCCGATGACGTGCGGGCGGTCATCGGGCCGATGACCGGGCGCCTCGCCGTGCTGCCCAACCCCAGCGTGCCGAGCGACATTGACCGGCAGGCAACGCAGGCGGTCGCGCACCCGTGGGTCGCGCACGCCGACCGGCCGCTGCTGCTGGCCGCCGGGCGGCTGGTGGCGGCCAAGGACTTCGCCCTGCTGCTGCGCGCCTTCGCCCGCCTGCGACGCGAACGCACGGCGCGGCTGGTGATCATCGGCGAGGGACCGCTGCGCCCGGCGCTGCTGGCCCTGGCCGCTGAACTGGGCGTGGCCGACGATCTGGACCTGCCGGGCTTCGTGGCCAATCCGGCCGCCTGGATGGCCAAAGCCTCGCTGTTCGTCGTCTCCTCGGCCTACGAGGGCGGCCCCAACGTGCTGATCGAGGCGCTGGCCTGCGGCACGCCGGCGGTCAGCACCGACTGCCCGCACGGGCCGCGGGAAATTCTGGACAACGGCCGCTGGGGCGCACTGGTGCCGCCCGGCGACGCGGTCGCCCTGGCCGCGGCCATGGCCACCACGCTGGATGCGCCGCTGCCGGCGGCAACCCTGCGTGAGGCGATGGCTCCTTACCGGGCCGATGTGGCGGCGCGCGCCTATCTGCGGGCGCTCGGGCTCGCGCCGTGA
- a CDS encoding Rieske 2Fe-2S domain-containing protein: protein MNAPSTLPALPFAWPAEGLRRVPYAVFTDPAIYALEQERIFRGPTWNYVALEAELPNAGDYVSTFIGDTPVVVTRDDTGALHAWVNRCAHRGALVCRDLRGNTPTHTCVYHQWAYDAAGGLIGVPFRKGLGGKGGYPADFDMRQHGLQRLRVASRRGVVFASFAEHGPDFETYLGDTMLANIDRVMTKPIEILGYSRQYVHANWKLYAENTRDSYHAMLLHLFYPTFGIARPAQKVSIEMNEARYHNLFTVWQPSGKENMDTYKQNTTRTIQGGQDALEAPQFLRYINERGDDICITIESLFPNSVFQHIQNGMAVRQIRPTAVDQFELFWTYFGYTDDTPELRQHRLRQANMLGPAGLIAMEDAEAGEIIQRSVSDGSNQQSFVEMGGSGTENLYDISGTDENSIRGFWQGYRDLMGF, encoded by the coding sequence ATGAACGCCCCCAGCACCCTGCCCGCCCTGCCCTTTGCCTGGCCTGCCGAAGGCCTGCGCCGCGTGCCCTACGCGGTGTTCACCGACCCGGCCATCTACGCCCTGGAGCAGGAGCGCATCTTCCGCGGCCCGACCTGGAACTACGTCGCGCTGGAAGCCGAATTGCCCAATGCTGGCGACTACGTGTCCACCTTCATCGGCGACACGCCGGTGGTGGTCACGCGCGATGACACCGGCGCCCTGCACGCCTGGGTCAACCGCTGCGCCCACCGCGGCGCGCTGGTGTGCCGGGACCTGCGCGGCAACACGCCGACCCACACCTGCGTGTATCACCAGTGGGCCTACGACGCCGCCGGCGGCCTGATCGGCGTGCCGTTTCGCAAGGGCCTGGGCGGCAAGGGCGGCTACCCGGCCGATTTCGACATGCGTCAGCACGGCCTGCAGCGCCTGCGCGTGGCCAGCCGGCGCGGCGTGGTGTTCGCGAGCTTCGCCGAGCACGGCCCGGACTTCGAGACGTATCTTGGCGACACCATGCTGGCCAACATCGACCGGGTAATGACCAAACCGATCGAAATCCTGGGCTACAGCCGCCAGTACGTGCACGCCAACTGGAAGCTGTACGCCGAGAACACGCGCGACTCCTACCACGCCATGCTGCTGCACCTGTTCTATCCCACCTTCGGCATCGCCCGCCCGGCGCAAAAGGTGTCCATCGAAATGAACGAGGCGCGCTACCACAACCTGTTCACGGTCTGGCAGCCGTCCGGCAAGGAGAACATGGACACCTACAAGCAGAACACCACGCGCACCATCCAGGGCGGCCAGGACGCCCTGGAAGCCCCGCAGTTCCTGCGCTACATCAACGAGCGCGGCGACGACATCTGCATCACCATCGAGTCCCTGTTCCCCAACAGCGTGTTCCAGCACATCCAGAACGGCATGGCCGTGCGCCAGATCCGCCCCACCGCCGTGGACCAGTTCGAGCTGTTCTGGACCTACTTCGGCTACACCGACGACACGCCGGAACTGCGCCAGCACCGCCTGCGCCAGGCCAACATGCTGGGCCCGGCCGGACTGATCGCCATGGAAGACGCCGAAGCCGGCGAGATCATCCAGCGCTCGGTATCGGACGGCAGCAACCAGCAGTCCTTCGTCGAAATGGGCGGCTCGGGCACCGAAAACCTGTACGACATCAGCGGCACCGACGAGAACTCCATCCGCGGCTTCTGGCAGGGCTACCGCGACCTCATGGGCTTCTGA
- the ccoN gene encoding cytochrome-c oxidase, cbb3-type subunit I: MQAGASSAVEYNDKVVRQFAVMTVVWGVVGMLVGVLIAAELIWPDLNMGLPYLSYGRLRPLHTNAVIFAFGGSALFATSYYVVQRTCGVRLAFERLAAFTFWGWQAVIVAAAVTLPLGITTSKEYAELEWPIDILITLVWVSYAVVFFGTIARRRIRHIYVANWFYGAYILTIAVLHVINSLEIPAGLTKSYPIYSGAVDAMVQWWYGHNAVGFFLTAGFLGMMYYFVPKQAQRPVYSYRLSVVHFWALISTYMWAGPHHLHYSALPEWAQSLGMAFSLILLAPSWGGMINGVMTLSGAWDKLRTDPILRFMIVAISFYGMSTFEGPMMSIKTVNALSHNTDWTIGHVHSGGIGWVAFISLGAMYALIPKLFGKERVYSTRLVEWHFWVATIGVVLYVAAMWIAGVMQGLMWRAVNADGTLTYSFVEALAATKPYYLVRFMGGAMVLSGMFIMVYNLWRTVRPPALAGQPATAAA, translated from the coding sequence ATGCAGGCAGGCGCAAGCAGCGCAGTCGAATACAACGACAAGGTCGTGCGGCAATTCGCCGTGATGACCGTGGTGTGGGGCGTGGTCGGCATGCTGGTGGGGGTGCTCATCGCCGCCGAGCTGATCTGGCCGGACCTCAACATGGGCCTGCCTTACCTCAGCTATGGCCGGCTGCGCCCGCTGCACACCAACGCGGTGATCTTCGCCTTCGGCGGCTCGGCGCTGTTTGCCACCAGTTATTACGTGGTGCAACGCACCTGTGGCGTGCGACTGGCGTTCGAGCGCCTGGCGGCATTCACCTTCTGGGGCTGGCAGGCGGTGATCGTGGCGGCCGCCGTGACGCTGCCGCTGGGCATCACCACGAGCAAGGAATACGCCGAGCTGGAGTGGCCGATCGACATCCTGATCACGCTGGTGTGGGTCAGTTACGCGGTGGTGTTCTTCGGCACCATCGCGCGCCGGCGCATCCGCCACATCTACGTCGCCAACTGGTTCTACGGCGCCTACATCCTGACCATCGCCGTGCTGCACGTGATCAACAGCCTGGAAATCCCGGCCGGACTGACCAAGTCCTACCCCATCTACAGCGGCGCCGTGGATGCCATGGTGCAGTGGTGGTACGGCCACAACGCGGTCGGCTTTTTCCTGACCGCCGGCTTTCTGGGGATGATGTATTACTTCGTGCCCAAGCAGGCGCAGCGGCCGGTGTACTCGTACCGGCTGTCGGTGGTGCACTTCTGGGCGCTGATCTCCACCTACATGTGGGCCGGCCCGCACCACCTGCACTATTCCGCGCTGCCGGAGTGGGCGCAGTCGCTGGGCATGGCGTTCTCGCTGATCCTGCTGGCGCCCTCCTGGGGCGGCATGATCAACGGCGTCATGACCCTGTCCGGCGCCTGGGACAAGCTGCGCACCGACCCCATCCTGCGCTTCATGATCGTGGCCATCTCGTTCTACGGCATGTCGACCTTCGAGGGGCCGATGATGTCGATCAAGACCGTCAACGCCCTGTCACACAACACCGACTGGACCATCGGCCATGTGCACTCGGGCGGCATCGGCTGGGTTGCCTTCATCTCGCTGGGCGCCATGTACGCGCTGATCCCCAAGCTGTTCGGCAAGGAGCGGGTGTACAGCACGCGCCTGGTCGAATGGCACTTCTGGGTGGCCACCATCGGCGTGGTGCTGTACGTGGCCGCCATGTGGATCGCCGGGGTGATGCAGGGCCTGATGTGGCGGGCAGTCAATGCCGACGGCACGCTCACCTACAGCTTCGTCGAGGCGCTGGCGGCCACCAAGCCGTACTACCTGGTGCGCTTCATGGGCGGCGCGATGGTGCTGTCGGGCATGTTCATCATGGTCTACAACCTGTGGCGCACGGTGCGACCGCCGGCATTGGCCGGCCAGCCCGCCACCGCTGCCGCCTGA
- the ccoP gene encoding cytochrome-c oxidase, cbb3-type subunit III: MSSAWSWYVTVLSLANILACLWLIRWTAKKRPGEAAASDTTGHEWDGLKEYNNPMPRWWLGLFYITIVFALGYLLLYPGLGNFKGLLGWTQVGAYEAEVAAVERDVAPLFAKYAALPIPELAKDPAAMATGRRLFVTNCAVCHGADGHGSRGFPNLADNIWHWGGSPEQIEQTITQGRMAMMMPWGATLGEDGVKAVAAYVRSLGGHAGDPALIAAGQEKYQTFCIACHGPEGKGNPMLGAPDLTDDYWLYGGSEQIIQTSIRDGRQGVMPAQKDLLGAERIHVLAAYVYSLSHEQP, encoded by the coding sequence ATGAGCAGCGCCTGGAGCTGGTATGTCACCGTGTTGTCGCTGGCCAACATCCTGGCCTGCCTGTGGCTGATCCGCTGGACGGCGAAAAAACGCCCCGGCGAGGCTGCCGCCTCCGACACCACCGGTCACGAGTGGGACGGCCTGAAGGAATACAACAACCCCATGCCGCGCTGGTGGCTGGGTCTGTTCTATATCACCATCGTGTTCGCGCTGGGCTATCTGCTGCTCTACCCGGGCCTTGGCAACTTCAAGGGCCTGCTCGGCTGGACCCAGGTCGGTGCCTACGAGGCCGAAGTCGCAGCGGTCGAGCGCGATGTAGCGCCGCTGTTCGCCAAATACGCCGCCCTGCCCATTCCCGAATTGGCCAAGGATCCGGCCGCCATGGCCACCGGCCGGCGCTTGTTCGTCACCAACTGCGCGGTCTGCCACGGCGCCGACGGCCACGGCAGCCGCGGCTTTCCGAACCTGGCCGACAACATCTGGCACTGGGGCGGCAGCCCGGAGCAGATCGAGCAGACCATCACCCAGGGCCGCATGGCCATGATGATGCCGTGGGGCGCGACACTGGGCGAGGATGGGGTGAAGGCCGTCGCCGCCTATGTACGCAGCCTCGGCGGTCACGCGGGCGACCCGGCACTGATCGCGGCCGGCCAGGAGAAATACCAGACCTTCTGCATCGCCTGCCATGGGCCCGAGGGCAAGGGCAATCCCATGCTCGGCGCACCGGATCTCACGGACGATTACTGGCTGTACGGCGGCAGCGAGCAGATCATCCAGACCAGCATCCGCGACGGTCGCCAGGGCGTGATGCCGGCCCAGAAAGACCTGCTCGGCGCCGAGCGCATCCACGTGCTGGCGGCCTACGTCTATAGCCTGTCGCATGAACAGCCCTGA
- a CDS encoding NUDIX hydrolase — protein sequence MRHCSHCGGPVELRVPPGDNRQRHVCPACDTVHYQNPRLIVGCIPQWQGQILLCRRAIEPAYGRWTLPAGFLELGEGTAEGAAREAAEEACIEVDIGPLFSMIDVPHIGQVHMLYLADLREPRWAAGEESLEVALFAEENIPWQELSFRSVREALQHYFDDRRRGAFGLHMNVLGPPPG from the coding sequence ATGCGGCATTGCAGCCACTGCGGCGGGCCGGTCGAGCTGCGCGTCCCGCCCGGCGACAACCGCCAGCGCCACGTGTGCCCGGCCTGCGACACCGTCCACTACCAGAACCCGCGCCTGATCGTGGGCTGCATCCCGCAGTGGCAAGGCCAGATCCTGCTGTGCCGGCGCGCCATAGAACCCGCCTACGGGCGCTGGACCCTGCCGGCCGGCTTCCTGGAACTGGGCGAAGGCACGGCCGAAGGCGCTGCCCGCGAGGCGGCTGAGGAAGCCTGCATCGAGGTCGACATCGGCCCCCTGTTCAGCATGATCGACGTGCCACACATCGGCCAGGTGCACATGCTGTACCTGGCCGACCTGCGCGAACCGCGCTGGGCGGCCGGCGAGGAAAGCCTGGAAGTGGCCCTGTTCGCCGAAGAAAACATCCCCTGGCAGGAGCTGTCATTCCGCAGCGTACGCGAAGCCCTGCAGCACTACTTCGACGACCGGCGCCGCGGCGCGTTTGGCCTGCACATGAACGTGCTCGGGCCACCGCCGGGGTAA
- the ccoO gene encoding cytochrome-c oxidase, cbb3-type subunit II produces MNHEVVEKNVGLLAVLIAVVISIGGLVQIVPLMFSAKVTQPIQGVTPYPPLALAGRDVYVREGCYLCHTQMIRPFRAETERYGHYSVAGEFVYDRPFQWGSKRTGPDLARVGGRYSDDWHRVHLRNPRDVVPESNMPAFVWLEKKAVDGATVQRHMQALKRLGDPYTDADIQGAPAAVAGKTELDALIVYLQGLGKALPPGAGR; encoded by the coding sequence ATGAACCACGAAGTCGTCGAAAAGAACGTCGGCCTGCTGGCGGTGCTGATTGCCGTCGTCATCAGCATCGGCGGGCTGGTGCAGATCGTGCCGCTGATGTTCAGCGCCAAGGTCACGCAGCCGATCCAGGGCGTCACGCCCTACCCGCCGCTGGCCCTGGCCGGGCGGGACGTGTACGTGCGCGAGGGCTGCTACCTGTGCCACACGCAGATGATCCGGCCGTTTCGCGCCGAAACCGAGCGCTACGGCCACTACTCGGTAGCCGGCGAGTTCGTCTATGACCGGCCGTTCCAGTGGGGCAGCAAGCGCACCGGGCCGGATCTGGCGCGGGTCGGTGGGCGCTACAGCGACGACTGGCACCGAGTACATCTGCGCAACCCGCGCGACGTGGTGCCCGAGTCGAACATGCCGGCCTTTGTCTGGCTGGAAAAGAAAGCCGTGGACGGCGCCACGGTGCAGCGCCACATGCAGGCGCTCAAACGCCTGGGCGATCCCTACACCGACGCCGACATCCAGGGCGCGCCGGCTGCCGTGGCCGGCAAGACCGAACTCGACGCCCTGATCGTCTACCTGCAGGGCCTGGGCAAGGCGCTGCCACCTGGAGCGGGCCGATGA
- a CDS encoding glycosyltransferase, with amino-acid sequence MNTGRVALFASFSGAGGVERMLLNLAAGIRDAGYGVDLLTIRRDSRHLTALPAGVRHLPLPGGHAWAAVPALARYLRREPPAALLAAKDRANRAAVLARALAGRSMPLGLRLGTHLGGVRGARRTVGDRLRGALYRRAEAVIVVSQAMADDLIPRFGLSPQRVRVIRNPVLTPGLAAQAQAPCPHPWLEQDTPVIVGMGRFTSQKDFPTLLRAFAGLRAKRPARLVLLGEGAGQAECAALAASLGVADDLLLPGFVANPHAWLARARLFVLSSRWEGSPNALAEALALGVPSVATDCLSGPRELLADGRYGPLVPVGDAPALSAAMAATLAAPLPAATLRQAVQDYRQDVAAAAYLQALGLPPRC; translated from the coding sequence ATGAACACCGGCCGGGTCGCCCTGTTTGCGTCCTTCTCCGGCGCCGGCGGCGTCGAGCGCATGCTGCTGAACCTGGCCGCCGGCATCCGCGACGCCGGCTACGGCGTGGACCTGCTGACCATCCGCCGCGACAGCCGCCACCTGACCGCGCTGCCGGCGGGCGTGCGCCACCTGCCGCTGCCGGGCGGCCATGCCTGGGCGGCCGTGCCGGCGCTGGCCCGCTACCTGCGCCGCGAACCCCCGGCGGCGCTGCTGGCGGCCAAGGACCGCGCCAACCGCGCCGCCGTGCTGGCACGCGCGCTGGCCGGCCGATCGATGCCGCTGGGCCTGCGCCTGGGCACGCACCTGGGCGGCGTGCGCGGTGCGCGACGCACGGTCGGCGATCGGCTGCGCGGCGCGCTGTACCGGCGCGCCGAGGCGGTGATCGTCGTATCGCAGGCGATGGCCGACGACCTCATCCCGCGTTTCGGCCTCTCCCCGCAGCGGGTGCGGGTGATCCGCAACCCAGTGCTGACGCCCGGGCTCGCCGCCCAGGCGCAGGCGCCCTGCCCGCATCCGTGGCTGGAGCAGGACACGCCGGTCATCGTCGGCATGGGCCGCTTCACCAGCCAGAAGGACTTCCCCACCCTGCTGCGCGCCTTCGCCGGCCTGCGCGCCAAGCGGCCGGCGCGCCTGGTGCTGCTCGGCGAAGGCGCCGGACAGGCGGAGTGCGCCGCGCTCGCCGCGTCGCTCGGCGTGGCCGATGACCTGCTGCTGCCGGGCTTCGTCGCCAATCCCCATGCCTGGCTGGCTCGGGCGCGCCTGTTCGTGCTCAGCTCGCGCTGGGAAGGCTCGCCCAATGCGCTCGCCGAGGCGCTGGCGCTGGGCGTGCCCAGCGTGGCGACCGACTGCCTGTCCGGTCCGCGCGAGCTGCTGGCCGATGGCCGCTACGGGCCGCTGGTGCCGGTCGGCGATGCGCCTGCCCTGAGCGCGGCGATGGCCGCCACGCTGGCGGCGCCGCTGCCGGCGGCCACGCTGCGCCAGGCGGTGCAGGACTACCGGCAGGATGTGGCCGCCGCCGCGTACCTGCAGGCCCTCGGCCTGCCGCCACGGTGCTGA